The following proteins are encoded in a genomic region of Arachis ipaensis cultivar K30076 chromosome B02, Araip1.1, whole genome shotgun sequence:
- the LOC107628298 gene encoding histone-lysine N-methyltransferase, H3 lysine-36 specific, with product MGMGTCSGEIAENMHQVIAAVTIEDHTLSKKKEGSVEGLNLNTVECLRGRLLAERQASRVAKEQAESMDEKLIELETMIREEIKLRERAQRKLRFLTKKLETLNISSISMQSHHSDYSCENSCGSSSSSVTSISKHSSEVNDETKHHHHHHEKNEDLPENNNEVVHSNNNVTEEASAPIQIYPSTTKDSDSEISFYNSNSSSEDLKNDERSRISSISSKSSVTEKEDDEKGYFIDNSMALVPVNVITTSQATSNRPKPVNQSVLEALEALKHAKKRLQSSMETRQMIHVGPTPTYN from the exons ATGGGGATGGGGACCTGCAGTGGTGAAATTGCAGAAAACATGCATCAAGTGATAGCTGCTGTTACCATAGAGGACCACACTTTGAG CAAGAAAAAGGaaggtagtgttgaggggttgaATTTGAACACTGTGGAGTGCCTCAGAGGGAGGTTATTGGCAGAGAGACAGGCTTCAAGGGTAGCAAAGGAACAAGCAGAATCAATGGACGAAAAG TTGATTGAGTTAGAAACGATGATTAGAGAAGAGATCAAATTAAGAGAGAGAGCTCAAAGAAAGCTTAGATTTCTAACGAAGAAGCTTGAAACTTTGAACATATCATCCATTTCAATGCAATCCCATCATTCTGATTATTCATGTGAAAACTCTTGTGGGTCATCATCATCTTCAGTTACTTCAATCTCAAAACATTCATCAGAAGTAAATGATGAAAcaaagcatcatcatcatcatcatgaaaaaAATGAAGATTTGCCAGAAAATAATAATGAAGTAGTTCACAGTAATAATAATGTTACAGAGGAAGCTTCTGCACCCATACAGATTTATCCATCCACTACAAAAGATTCTGATTCAGAGATTagtttttataattcaaattcaagCTCGGAGGATTTGAAGAATGATGAACGCAGCAG GATTTCTAGTATTAGCTCAAAATCATCGGTGACAGagaaagaagatgatgaaaaggGATATTTCATTGATAATTCAATGGCATTAGTTCCAGTGAATGTGATAACAACATCACAAGCCACAAGTAATAGACCCAAACCAGTAAATCAAAGTGTCCTTGAAGCACTAGAGGCATTGAAGCATGCCAAAAAAAGGCTTCAAAGCTCAATGGAAACTAGGCAAATGATTCATGTTGGTCCAACTCCAACCTATAATTAG